In the Klebsiella aerogenes KCTC 2190 genome, one interval contains:
- the malM gene encoding maltose operon protein MalM, with protein MNMKKSLVALCLSAGLLASVPAVSFADVNFVPQNTSAAPSIPASSLQQLTWTPVDQSKTQTSKVAVAGQTLNVPGIAGPVVAYSVPANIGELTLTLTSEVDKQTSVYAPNVLILDQSMTPSAFFPSSYFTYLEPGVMSADRLEGVMRLTPALGQQKIYVLVFTTPQDLQQTTKLIDPAKAYAKGTGNAVPDIPDPIAKHTTDGTLSLKVKTSSSSSVLVGPLFGSSGPGPVTVGNTAAPVYNAPAAAPVAAPAPAAKSEPMLDDTETYFNNGIKQAVKQGDIDKALKLMNEAERLGSKSARSTFISSVKGKG; from the coding sequence ATGAATATGAAGAAAAGTCTCGTTGCCCTCTGCCTGTCCGCCGGCCTGCTGGCCAGCGTACCCGCAGTCAGTTTTGCTGATGTCAATTTCGTGCCGCAGAATACCTCTGCCGCGCCGTCAATCCCGGCCTCCTCGCTGCAGCAGTTGACCTGGACGCCTGTCGATCAATCGAAAACCCAAACTTCTAAAGTGGCGGTCGCCGGTCAAACGCTGAATGTCCCCGGTATCGCCGGGCCGGTGGTGGCCTATAGCGTACCGGCCAATATCGGCGAGTTAACTCTGACGCTGACCAGCGAAGTCGACAAACAGACTAGCGTCTACGCGCCAAATGTCCTGATCCTCGATCAGAGCATGACGCCGTCCGCCTTCTTCCCGAGCAGCTATTTCACTTATCTGGAGCCGGGCGTGATGAGCGCCGACCGCCTGGAAGGGGTAATGCGCCTGACGCCGGCGCTGGGACAGCAGAAAATTTATGTGCTGGTGTTTACCACTCCGCAGGATCTGCAGCAGACCACCAAATTAATCGACCCGGCGAAAGCCTACGCGAAAGGCACCGGTAACGCGGTGCCGGACATTCCGGATCCGATTGCTAAACATACCACTGACGGCACCTTGAGCCTGAAGGTGAAAACGTCTTCGAGTTCCAGCGTGCTGGTGGGCCCACTGTTCGGCTCCTCCGGCCCGGGCCCGGTGACCGTCGGCAATACCGCGGCGCCGGTCTATAACGCCCCGGCCGCTGCGCCGGTAGCCGCGCCAGCCCCAGCAGCCAAAAGCGAACCGATGCTTGACGATACCGAAACCTACTTCAACAACGGTATTAAGCAGGCGGTGAAACAAGGTGATATCGACAAAGCCCTGAAATTGATGAACGAAGCTGAACGCCTCGGCTCGAAATCTGCTCGTTCCACCTTTATCAGCAGTGTAAAAGGCAAGGGGTGA
- the ubiC gene encoding chorismate lyase, producing MPHPALTQLRALRYFAAIPELDAPLRDWLLLEDSMTKRFEQQGKKVTVTMINEGFVGRDALAGEEALLPEEARYWLREIILCADGEPWLAGRTLVPESTLCGPELALQQLGQTPLGRYLFTSSTLTRDFIEIGRSAQLWGRRSRLRLSGKPLLLTELFLPASPLY from the coding sequence ATGCCACATCCTGCGCTTACGCAACTGCGTGCGCTGCGCTATTTTGCCGCCATACCCGAGCTGGACGCGCCGCTGCGCGACTGGCTGTTGCTGGAAGACTCAATGACCAAACGCTTTGAGCAACAAGGGAAAAAGGTCACCGTGACCATGATTAACGAAGGTTTCGTCGGGCGCGACGCGCTGGCGGGCGAAGAAGCCCTGCTGCCGGAAGAGGCGCGGTATTGGCTGCGGGAGATCATTCTTTGCGCCGATGGCGAACCCTGGCTTGCCGGTCGTACTCTCGTGCCGGAATCGACGCTATGCGGCCCGGAATTAGCCCTGCAGCAGTTGGGGCAGACGCCGCTGGGCCGGTATCTGTTTACGTCGTCGACGTTAACCCGTGATTTTATTGAGATTGGCCGTAGTGCACAGCTGTGGGGGCGACGTTCCCGTCTCCGGCTGAGCGGCAAACCGCTGCTGCTGACAGAGCTTTTTCTGCCTGCATCGCCATTGTATTAA
- the ubiA gene encoding 4-hydroxybenzoate octaprenyltransferase, which yields MEWSLTQNKLLAFHRLMRTDKPIGALLLLWPTLWALWVASPGVPPLWILAVFVAGVWLMRAAGCVVNDYADRKFDGHVKRTARRPLPSGEVTEKEARILFAVLVGLSFLLVLTLNTMTILLSVAALALAWVYPFMKRYTHLPQVVLGAAFGWSIPMAFSAVSEALPLSCWLMFLANILWAVAYDTQYAMVDRDDDVKIGIKSTAILFGENDRLIIGILQVAVLVLMGAIGWLNGLNWAFYWSLFIAAGLFVWQQKLIFKRERDNCFKAFMNNNYVGLVLFLGLAMSYLQ from the coding sequence ATGGAGTGGAGTCTGACGCAGAATAAGCTGTTGGCGTTTCACCGCCTGATGCGTACTGACAAACCAATCGGCGCGCTATTGCTGCTGTGGCCGACGCTGTGGGCGTTATGGGTGGCTTCGCCCGGGGTGCCGCCGCTGTGGATTCTGGCGGTATTTGTCGCTGGCGTCTGGTTGATGCGCGCCGCCGGCTGCGTCGTGAATGACTATGCCGACCGTAAATTTGATGGTCACGTTAAGCGTACGGCTCGCCGGCCGTTACCAAGCGGCGAGGTCACGGAAAAAGAGGCGCGCATATTATTCGCGGTGCTGGTGGGGCTCTCCTTCCTGTTGGTGCTGACGCTCAATACCATGACCATCCTGCTGTCGGTCGCGGCGCTGGCGCTGGCCTGGGTCTACCCCTTTATGAAGCGCTACACCCATCTGCCGCAGGTGGTGCTGGGCGCGGCCTTTGGTTGGTCGATCCCGATGGCGTTCTCGGCGGTAAGTGAAGCGCTGCCGCTCAGCTGCTGGCTGATGTTCCTCGCCAATATTTTGTGGGCGGTAGCCTACGACACCCAGTACGCGATGGTCGATCGCGACGATGATGTCAAAATCGGCATTAAGTCGACGGCGATCCTATTCGGCGAAAACGATCGTTTGATTATCGGTATTCTGCAGGTTGCCGTGCTGGTATTGATGGGAGCGATAGGCTGGCTGAATGGGCTGAACTGGGCGTTTTACTGGTCGCTGTTTATCGCGGCAGGACTGTTTGTCTGGCAGCAGAAACTTATCTTCAAGCGCGAACGCGATAACTGCTTCAAAGCGTTTATGAATAATAACTACGTTGGGCTGGTGCTGTTTCTCGGTCTGGCGATGAGTTACCTGCAGTAA
- the plsB gene encoding glycerol-3-phosphate 1-O-acyltransferase PlsB gives MSGWQRIYYKLLNLPLRVLVKSKSIPAEPAQELGLDTSRPIMYVLPYNSKADLLTLRAQCLAHDLPDPFEPLEIDGTLLPRYVFIHGGPRVFTYYTPKEESIKLFHDYLDLHRNHPDLDVQMVPVSVMFGRAPGREKGEENPPLRMLNGIQKFFAVSWLGRDSFVRFSPSVSLRRMADEHGTDKIIAQKLARVARMHFARQRLAAVGPRLPARQDLFNKLLASKAIARAVEDEARSKKISHEKAQQNAIALMEEIAANFSYEMIRLTDRILGFTWNRLYQGINVHNAERVRQLAHDGHEIVYVPCHRSHMDYLLLSYVLYHQGLVPPHIAAGINLNFWPAGPIFRRLGAFFIRRTFKGNKLYSTVFREYLGELFSRGYSVEYFVEGGRSRTGRLLDPKTGTLSMTIQAMLRGGSRPITLVPIYIGYEHVMEVGTYAKELRGATKEKESLPQMMRGLSKLRNLGQGYVNFGEPLPLMTYLNQHVPEWREAIDPIEAVRPSWLTPTVNNIAADLMVRINNAGAANAMNLCCTALLASRQRSLTREQLTQQLDCYLDLLRNVPYSTDSTAPTASASELIDHALQMNKFEVEKDTIGDIIILPREQAVLMTYYRNNIAHMLVMPSLLAAIVTQHRRISRSEVLRHVEMFYPFLKAELFLRWEKEELAGVIDALMAEMQRQGLVVLNGDEMSVNPAHSRSLQLLAAGARETLQRYAITFWLLSANPSINRSTLEKESRTMAQRLSVLHGINAPEFFDKAVFSTLVLTLRDEGYISDTGDAEPAETLKVYQMLADLITSDVRLTIESAAQDDA, from the coding sequence ATGTCCGGCTGGCAACGAATTTACTATAAATTACTGAATTTACCATTACGGGTGCTGGTAAAAAGCAAGTCTATTCCGGCAGAACCTGCTCAGGAATTAGGGCTCGATACCTCGCGTCCGATAATGTACGTCTTGCCTTATAACTCCAAGGCGGACCTGCTGACCCTGCGCGCCCAGTGCCTGGCGCATGATTTACCCGACCCTTTTGAACCGCTGGAAATCGACGGCACACTGCTGCCGCGCTACGTTTTCATCCACGGCGGCCCGCGCGTGTTTACCTACTACACGCCGAAAGAAGAGTCCATCAAGCTATTCCACGACTACCTGGATCTGCACCGTAACCATCCCGACCTCGACGTGCAAATGGTACCGGTGTCGGTCATGTTCGGCCGCGCGCCGGGTCGTGAAAAAGGTGAAGAGAATCCGCCGCTGCGGATGCTTAACGGTATTCAGAAATTCTTCGCCGTCTCCTGGCTTGGCCGCGATAGCTTCGTGCGTTTCTCGCCGTCGGTCTCTCTGCGCCGCATGGCGGATGAGCACGGGACCGATAAAATCATCGCCCAGAAGCTGGCCCGCGTGGCGCGTATGCACTTCGCCCGTCAACGTCTGGCCGCCGTCGGCCCGCGCCTCCCTGCCCGTCAGGATCTTTTCAACAAGCTGCTGGCGTCGAAAGCTATCGCCCGCGCGGTAGAAGATGAAGCGCGCAGCAAGAAGATTTCTCACGAGAAGGCCCAGCAGAACGCCATTGCGCTGATGGAAGAGATTGCCGCTAACTTCTCTTATGAAATGATCCGCCTGACTGACCGTATTCTGGGCTTTACCTGGAACCGTCTGTACCAGGGGATTAACGTGCACAATGCCGAGCGCGTACGCCAGCTGGCGCATGACGGCCATGAGATTGTCTATGTGCCTTGTCACCGTAGTCACATGGACTACCTGCTGCTCTCCTATGTGCTCTATCATCAGGGGCTGGTGCCGCCGCATATCGCTGCCGGCATAAACCTCAACTTCTGGCCGGCTGGGCCGATTTTCCGCCGCCTGGGCGCTTTCTTTATTCGTCGTACTTTTAAGGGCAACAAGCTCTACTCCACGGTATTCCGCGAATATCTTGGCGAGCTGTTCAGCCGTGGTTATTCGGTGGAATACTTTGTCGAAGGCGGGCGTTCCCGTACCGGCCGTCTGCTGGATCCGAAAACCGGCACCCTGTCGATGACTATCCAGGCGATGCTGCGCGGCGGTAGCCGCCCCATCACGCTGGTGCCGATTTATATCGGCTACGAGCACGTGATGGAAGTGGGTACCTACGCCAAAGAGCTGCGCGGCGCGACAAAAGAAAAAGAGAGCCTGCCGCAGATGATGCGCGGTCTCAGTAAGCTGCGTAATCTTGGCCAGGGCTACGTTAACTTCGGTGAACCGCTGCCGCTGATGACCTATCTCAATCAGCACGTGCCGGAATGGCGCGAAGCCATCGATCCTATCGAAGCCGTCCGCCCTTCCTGGCTGACGCCGACGGTGAATAATATCGCCGCCGACCTGATGGTGCGCATCAACAATGCCGGGGCAGCTAACGCCATGAACCTGTGCTGTACGGCGCTTCTGGCGTCACGTCAGCGTTCTTTGACCCGTGAGCAGCTAACCCAACAGTTGGATTGCTACCTCGACCTGCTGCGTAACGTGCCGTACTCCACCGATTCGACCGCGCCGACGGCTTCCGCCAGCGAGCTTATCGACCACGCGCTGCAGATGAACAAGTTCGAAGTCGAGAAAGACACCATCGGCGATATCATCATCCTGCCGCGCGAGCAGGCGGTGCTGATGACCTACTATCGCAACAACATCGCCCATATGCTGGTGATGCCATCGCTGCTGGCCGCTATCGTGACCCAGCATCGCCGCATCTCCCGTAGCGAAGTGCTGCGTCATGTCGAGATGTTCTATCCGTTCCTGAAAGCCGAACTGTTCCTGCGCTGGGAAAAAGAAGAACTGGCGGGCGTTATCGATGCGCTGATGGCAGAGATGCAGCGTCAGGGGCTGGTGGTGCTGAATGGCGATGAGATGAGCGTCAATCCGGCGCACTCTCGTTCCCTGCAGCTGCTGGCCGCCGGCGCGCGCGAGACGTTACAGCGCTACGCGATCACCTTCTGGCTGCTGAGCGCCAACCCGTCCATCAACCGCAGTACGCTGGAGAAAGAAAGCCGCACCATGGCGCAGCGTCTGTCGGTACTGCACGGTATCAACGCGCCGGAGTTCTTCGATAAGGCGGTGTTCAGTACCCTCGTGCTGACCCTGCGTGACGAAGGCTACATCAGCGATACCGGCGATGCCGAGCCGGCAGAGACCCTGAAGGTCTACCAGATGCTGGCGGATTTGATTACGTCGGATGTACGTTTGACGATTGAAAGCGCCGCTCAGGACGACGCATAA
- a CDS encoding diacylglycerol kinase: protein MANNTTGLTRIIKAAGYSWKGFRAAWVNEAAFRQEGVAAIVAVAIACWLDVDVITRVLLIGSVLLVMIVEILNSAIEAVVDRIGPEHHELSGRAKDMGSAAVLLAIIIALITWAMLLWSHYR from the coding sequence ATGGCCAATAATACCACTGGGTTAACCAGAATCATTAAAGCAGCAGGTTATTCCTGGAAAGGTTTCCGCGCGGCATGGGTTAATGAAGCCGCTTTCCGTCAGGAAGGGGTCGCCGCTATTGTGGCCGTGGCGATAGCCTGCTGGCTGGATGTCGATGTCATTACGCGAGTCCTGCTTATTGGCTCGGTCCTGTTAGTGATGATAGTCGAAATTCTTAACAGCGCGATTGAAGCGGTGGTTGATCGTATCGGGCCTGAACACCATGAACTTTCCGGGCGCGCCAAGGATATGGGGTCGGCAGCGGTACTACTGGCGATAATCATCGCGCTGATCACCTGGGCCATGCTGCTGTGGTCGCATTACCGTTAA
- the lexA gene encoding transcriptional repressor LexA, whose amino-acid sequence MKALTTRQQEVFDLIRDHISQTGMPPTRAEIAQRLGFRSPNAAEEHLKALARKGAIEIVSGASRGIRLLTEEEHGLPLIGRVAAGEPLLAQQHIEGHYQVDPAMFKPNADFLLRVSGMSMKDIGILDGDLLAVHKTQDVRNGQVVVARIDEEVTVKRLKKQGNVVELLPENSEFSPIVVDLRQQSFTIEGLAVGVIRNGEWL is encoded by the coding sequence ATGAAAGCGTTAACGACCAGGCAGCAAGAGGTGTTTGATCTCATCCGGGATCACATCAGCCAAACGGGCATGCCGCCGACGCGTGCGGAAATTGCTCAGCGCTTGGGGTTCCGTTCCCCAAACGCGGCGGAAGAACACCTCAAAGCGCTGGCGCGTAAAGGCGCGATTGAAATCGTCTCCGGCGCTTCCCGCGGCATTCGTCTGCTGACGGAAGAAGAACATGGCCTGCCGCTGATTGGCCGCGTTGCCGCCGGCGAGCCGCTGCTGGCGCAGCAGCATATTGAGGGTCACTACCAGGTTGATCCGGCGATGTTTAAACCGAATGCCGACTTCCTGCTGCGCGTAAGCGGGATGTCGATGAAAGACATCGGTATCCTCGACGGCGATCTGCTGGCGGTGCATAAAACTCAGGACGTGCGTAACGGCCAGGTGGTTGTCGCGCGTATCGATGAAGAAGTGACCGTTAAGCGTCTGAAAAAGCAGGGCAACGTCGTTGAACTGCTGCCGGAAAACAGCGAGTTTTCCCCAATCGTCGTCGATCTGCGCCAGCAGAGCTTCACCATTGAAGGTTTGGCCGTCGGCGTGATCCGTAACGGTGAGTGGCTGTAA
- the dinF gene encoding MATE family efflux transporter DinF has translation MLLNAADKALWRLALPMIFSNITVPLLGLVDTAVVGHLDSPVYLGGVAVGATATSFLFMLLLFLRMSTTGLTAQAYGAKDPQRLARALVQPLILALAAGLLIVLFRMPLIDLALHIVGGSEAVLEQARRFLEIRWLSAPASLANLVLLGWLLGVQYARAPVILLVVGNVLNIVLDLWLVMGLHMNVQGAALATALSEYATFIIGLLMAKRVLALRGVTYAMLKEAWRGNMRRLLALNRDIMLRSLLLQLCFGAITVFGARLGSDVVAVNAVLMTMLTFTAYALDGFAYAVEAHSGQAYGARDGSQLLEVWRAACRQSGMVALAFALIYSVAGEHIIALLTSIPSLQQLADRYLFWQMILPVIGVWCYLLDGMFIGATRGAEMRNSMAVAAAGFAVTLLSVPMLGNHGLWLALAVFLALRGLSLALIWRRHWQRGTWFNSPS, from the coding sequence ATGCTGCTCAACGCCGCCGATAAAGCATTGTGGCGCCTCGCGCTACCAATGATTTTCTCCAATATCACCGTTCCGCTGTTAGGGCTGGTCGATACCGCCGTTGTCGGTCATCTCGATAGCCCCGTCTATCTTGGCGGCGTTGCCGTCGGTGCGACGGCCACCAGTTTCCTCTTTATGCTGCTGCTGTTCCTGCGAATGAGCACCACTGGCTTAACCGCTCAGGCCTATGGCGCCAAAGATCCGCAGCGCCTGGCGCGCGCGCTGGTGCAACCGCTGATCCTGGCGCTGGCCGCCGGGCTGCTCATCGTTCTGTTCCGCATGCCGCTCATTGACCTCGCGCTGCATATCGTCGGCGGCAGCGAGGCGGTACTGGAACAGGCCAGGCGGTTCCTGGAAATCCGCTGGCTCAGCGCCCCAGCGTCGTTGGCCAACCTGGTGCTGTTAGGGTGGCTGCTTGGCGTGCAGTACGCTCGCGCCCCGGTCATCCTGCTGGTGGTCGGCAACGTGCTGAATATCGTGCTCGATCTGTGGCTGGTGATGGGGCTGCATATGAACGTGCAGGGGGCGGCGCTGGCGACGGCGCTGTCGGAATACGCCACCTTTATCATCGGCCTGCTGATGGCGAAACGGGTGCTGGCGCTGCGTGGCGTGACGTATGCCATGTTGAAGGAGGCGTGGCGCGGCAATATGCGGCGCCTGCTGGCGCTTAACCGCGACATCATGCTGCGCTCGCTGCTGCTGCAGCTCTGCTTTGGCGCCATCACCGTCTTCGGCGCCCGTCTTGGCAGCGACGTGGTGGCGGTCAATGCGGTACTGATGACCATGCTGACCTTTACCGCATACGCGCTGGACGGTTTTGCCTATGCCGTCGAAGCTCATTCCGGGCAAGCCTACGGCGCGCGTGACGGTAGCCAACTGCTGGAAGTCTGGCGCGCTGCCTGTCGGCAGTCGGGAATGGTAGCGCTGGCGTTCGCGTTAATCTACAGCGTGGCCGGTGAGCATATCATCGCGCTATTGACCTCTATCCCATCATTGCAGCAGCTGGCAGACCGCTATCTGTTCTGGCAGATGATCCTACCGGTGATTGGCGTTTGGTGTTATCTGCTGGATGGCATGTTTATCGGCGCGACGCGCGGCGCGGAGATGCGTAATAGCATGGCGGTTGCCGCTGCGGGGTTTGCGGTGACGTTGCTCTCTGTGCCCATGCTCGGCAATCACGGCCTGTGGCTGGCGCTGGCCGTGTTCCTGGCTTTGCGTGGGCTTTCGCTGGCGCTCATCTGGCGCCGCCACTGGCAGCGTGGCACCTGGTTTAACTCACCCTCCTGA
- a CDS encoding CsbD family protein has translation MNKDEISGNWKQLKGKAKEQWGKLTDDDMTVIEGKRDQLVGKIQERYGYAKDQAEKEVSDWERKNDTRW, from the coding sequence ATGAATAAAGACGAAATCAGCGGTAACTGGAAACAGTTGAAAGGTAAAGCCAAGGAACAGTGGGGTAAGCTGACCGATGACGATATGACGGTCATCGAAGGGAAGCGCGACCAGTTGGTCGGTAAAATTCAGGAACGCTACGGCTATGCCAAAGATCAGGCCGAAAAAGAGGTGTCTGACTGGGAGCGTAAGAACGATACGCGCTGGTAG
- the zur gene encoding zinc uptake transcriptional repressor Zur has translation MDNTTSQEMLAQAEKLCVQRGVRLTPQRLEVLRLMSLQQGAISAYDLLDLLREKEPQAKPPTVYRALEFLLEQGFVHKVESTNSYVLCHLFDQPTHSSAMFICDRCGVVKEECAEGVEDIMHTLAARMGFALRHNVIEAHGLCAACVEVEACSTREHCHHDHTIQIKKKAR, from the coding sequence ATGGATAACACCACTTCGCAAGAAATGTTAGCGCAGGCTGAAAAGCTTTGCGTGCAACGTGGCGTACGCCTGACCCCGCAGCGTCTGGAAGTGTTGCGTCTGATGAGCCTGCAGCAAGGGGCGATTAGCGCCTACGATCTGCTGGATCTGCTGCGTGAAAAAGAGCCGCAGGCGAAGCCGCCGACGGTCTATCGCGCGCTGGAGTTTCTGCTGGAGCAAGGTTTTGTGCACAAAGTGGAATCGACCAACAGCTATGTGCTGTGCCACCTTTTCGATCAGCCAACCCATAGTTCGGCGATGTTTATCTGCGATCGCTGCGGCGTGGTCAAAGAAGAGTGTGCGGAAGGCGTAGAGGATATTATGCATACGCTGGCGGCCAGAATGGGCTTCGCTCTACGGCATAATGTGATTGAAGCGCATGGCCTGTGCGCGGCGTGCGTGGAAGTCGAAGCCTGCAGTACTCGCGAACACTGCCATCACGATCATACCATCCAGATTAAAAAGAAAGCCCGCTGA
- a CDS encoding cupin domain-containing protein, with protein sequence MKRPDCIRHWRELEGADDSTYPDSHELFSIGAPLARGLRLNRLGIHHERLPPGRRTSYPHAESDEEEFIYVLEGFPEVWINGYLWKLEPGDSVGFPAGTGVCHTFLNNTEQEVRLLVVGEANKKHNRIYYPLNPGYAATRQDRWVDHPPQFFGPHDGKPRKI encoded by the coding sequence ATGAAACGACCTGATTGCATTCGACATTGGCGCGAACTGGAAGGTGCGGATGATTCCACCTACCCCGATAGTCACGAGCTTTTTTCTATTGGCGCGCCTCTTGCCCGCGGCCTACGGCTAAATCGGCTGGGCATCCATCATGAACGTTTACCGCCGGGACGCAGAACCTCTTATCCGCACGCGGAAAGCGATGAAGAAGAGTTTATCTACGTGCTGGAAGGCTTTCCGGAAGTCTGGATCAATGGCTATCTATGGAAGCTGGAACCGGGCGATAGCGTCGGCTTTCCGGCGGGAACTGGCGTATGTCATACCTTCCTGAATAATACCGAGCAGGAGGTGCGACTGCTGGTCGTTGGCGAGGCAAATAAAAAGCACAACCGTATTTACTATCCGCTGAACCCGGGCTATGCAGCGACTCGCCAGGACCGTTGGGTGGATCACCCTCCGCAGTTCTTTGGCCCGCACGACGGTAAACCGCGTAAAATATAG
- the dusA gene encoding tRNA dihydrouridine(20/20a) synthase DusA, whose protein sequence is MMPESTSTAFAAHRFSIAPMLDWTDRHCRYFLRLLSRHTLLYTEMVTTGAIIHGKGDYLAYSEEEHPVALQLGGSDPAALAQCAKLAEARGYDEINLNVGCPSDRVQNGMFGACLMGNAALVADCIKAMRDVVSIPVTVKTRIGIDDRDSYEFLCDFIETVSGKGECEMFIIHARKAWLSGLSPKENREIPPLDYPRVWQLKRDFPHLTMAINGGIKSLAEAKQQLEHMDGVMVGREAYQNPGILASVDREIFGVDGADADPVAVVRAMYPYIERELSNGTYLGHITRHMLGLFQGIPGARQWRRYLSENAHKAGADINVLEHALKLVADKR, encoded by the coding sequence ATGATGCCAGAATCCACGTCTACCGCTTTTGCCGCCCACCGTTTTTCTATCGCGCCCATGCTTGATTGGACCGACAGACATTGCCGCTATTTCCTGCGTCTGCTGTCGCGCCATACTCTGCTGTATACCGAAATGGTCACTACCGGCGCGATTATTCACGGTAAAGGCGACTATCTGGCCTATAGCGAAGAAGAACATCCGGTAGCGCTGCAGCTGGGGGGGAGCGATCCTGCGGCATTGGCGCAATGCGCAAAGCTCGCCGAGGCGCGCGGCTATGACGAGATTAACCTCAACGTCGGCTGCCCCTCTGACCGCGTGCAGAACGGGATGTTTGGCGCTTGTCTGATGGGCAATGCCGCGCTGGTGGCGGACTGCATCAAAGCGATGCGCGACGTGGTGTCGATCCCGGTAACGGTAAAAACCCGTATTGGCATTGACGATCGGGATAGCTATGAATTCCTGTGTGATTTCATTGAGACCGTCTCCGGCAAAGGGGAGTGTGAGATGTTCATCATTCACGCCCGTAAAGCCTGGCTTTCCGGCCTGAGCCCGAAAGAGAACCGTGAAATCCCGCCGCTGGATTATCCGCGCGTCTGGCAACTGAAACGTGATTTTCCGCATCTGACGATGGCGATTAACGGCGGAATTAAATCTCTGGCAGAGGCCAAACAGCAGCTTGAGCACATGGATGGCGTGATGGTGGGGCGTGAAGCCTATCAAAATCCGGGCATTCTGGCTTCTGTGGATCGCGAGATATTCGGCGTCGACGGCGCGGATGCCGATCCGGTGGCGGTGGTGCGCGCAATGTACCCCTATATCGAGCGTGAGCTCAGCAACGGCACCTATCTTGGCCATATTACCCGCCATATGTTGGGGTTGTTCCAGGGGATCCCTGGGGCGCGTCAATGGCGCCGCTACCTGAGCGAGAATGCGCATAAAGCTGGCGCCGATATCAATGTTCTGGAACACGCGCTGAAGCTGGTTGCCGATAAGCGTTAA
- the pspG gene encoding envelope stress response protein PspG, with translation MLELLFVIGFFVMLLVTGISLLGIIAALVVATALMFFGGLFALMFKLLPWLLLAVAVVWVIRAMKSPTTTRYRREDRWRY, from the coding sequence ATGCTGGAACTCTTATTTGTTATTGGCTTTTTTGTCATGTTGCTGGTCACCGGCATCTCGCTGCTTGGCATTATTGCCGCGCTGGTTGTCGCCACGGCGTTGATGTTCTTCGGCGGCCTGTTCGCATTAATGTTTAAACTGCTACCCTGGCTGCTGCTGGCGGTGGCTGTCGTATGGGTCATTCGGGCGATGAAATCGCCGACGACCACCCGCTATCGTCGTGAAGATCGCTGGCGCTATTAA
- a CDS encoding quinone oxidoreductase, whose amino-acid sequence MATRIEFPAHGGPEVLHAVEFTPNDPAEHEIQVENKAIGINYIDTYIRSGLYPPPSLPSGLGTEAAGIVSKIGSGVKHIKVGDRVVYAQAALGAYSSVHNVHADKAAILPNAISFEQAAASFLKGLTVWYLLRKTYEIKANETFLFHAAAGGVGLIACQWAKALGAKLIGTVGSEQKAQRARQAGAWETINYREENIAERVKALTGGKKVAVVYDSVGKDTWEASLDCLQRRGLMVSFGNSSGPVTGVNLGILNQKGSLYVTRPSLQGYITNREELTEASNELFSLIASGVIKVDVADNQKYALRDARRAHEILESRVTEGSSLLLP is encoded by the coding sequence ATGGCAACACGAATTGAATTTCCCGCGCATGGAGGCCCCGAGGTGCTGCATGCGGTCGAGTTTACCCCCAACGATCCTGCCGAGCACGAAATCCAGGTAGAAAATAAAGCCATCGGTATCAACTACATCGACACCTACATCCGCAGCGGCCTGTATCCGCCGCCCTCGCTGCCGAGCGGTTTGGGCACCGAAGCCGCCGGTATCGTCAGTAAAATCGGCAGCGGCGTTAAACATATCAAGGTTGGCGATCGGGTGGTGTACGCCCAGGCCGCGCTTGGCGCTTATAGCTCGGTGCATAACGTGCATGCCGATAAAGCGGCGATTTTACCCAATGCGATTTCCTTTGAGCAGGCCGCCGCCTCGTTTCTTAAAGGATTGACGGTATGGTATCTGCTGCGCAAAACCTATGAAATAAAAGCCAACGAGACCTTCCTGTTCCATGCGGCGGCGGGCGGCGTGGGGCTGATTGCCTGCCAGTGGGCGAAAGCGCTGGGGGCGAAACTTATCGGCACCGTCGGCAGCGAGCAAAAAGCGCAGCGCGCCCGGCAGGCCGGCGCCTGGGAAACCATTAACTACCGCGAAGAGAATATTGCCGAGCGCGTCAAGGCGCTGACCGGCGGCAAAAAAGTCGCCGTGGTTTACGATTCCGTAGGTAAAGATACCTGGGAGGCCTCGCTCGATTGTCTTCAGCGGCGTGGGCTGATGGTCAGCTTCGGCAATTCATCTGGCCCGGTAACCGGCGTGAATTTGGGTATCCTCAATCAGAAAGGCTCACTCTATGTGACCCGCCCTTCTCTGCAAGGCTACATCACCAACCGGGAAGAGCTGACGGAAGCCAGCAACGAGCTATTTTCGCTGATCGCCAGCGGCGTGATCAAAGTCGATGTGGCGGATAATCAGAAATACGCCCTGCGTGACGCCCGGCGCGCGCATGAGATTCTGGAAAGCCGGGTGACCGAGGGGTCGAGCCTGCTGCTGCCGTAA